In Amycolatopsis coloradensis, one genomic interval encodes:
- a CDS encoding YbaB/EbfC family nucleoid-associated protein → MQPNFDAGEDFALLLEREAKKLEEKAHALTAAFTASASTVTSPDGSVTVTVEANGSLSAIEFGNRATALGPARLSSLVMQTVREAQRKTVEKVTESYTEINGEDEAARLVRTFLPKVEDEAPDDPEQDKWAPEAHNEPPPPQAGYRPPPPPQAGPPMPPQPGRPVRPPNPPAPRPRRPASPDDDEMSPW, encoded by the coding sequence ATGCAACCCAATTTCGACGCAGGTGAGGACTTCGCACTCCTTTTGGAGCGAGAGGCCAAGAAACTCGAGGAAAAAGCCCATGCCCTGACGGCCGCGTTCACCGCCTCGGCGTCCACGGTGACTTCTCCCGACGGCTCGGTGACGGTGACGGTCGAGGCCAACGGCTCGCTGAGCGCCATCGAGTTCGGCAACCGGGCCACCGCGCTGGGACCGGCCCGGCTCTCCTCCCTGGTCATGCAGACGGTGCGCGAGGCCCAGCGCAAGACCGTCGAGAAGGTCACCGAGTCCTACACCGAGATCAACGGCGAAGACGAGGCCGCGCGGTTGGTCCGCACGTTCCTGCCGAAGGTGGAGGACGAGGCGCCGGACGACCCGGAACAGGACAAGTGGGCTCCCGAGGCGCACAACGAGCCGCCGCCGCCTCAGGCGGGGTACCGGCCGCCGCCACCACCGCAGGCTGGCCCCCCGATGCCCCCGCAGCCCGGCCGTCCCGTGCGGCCGCCGAACCCCCCGGCGCCGCGACCCCGGCGACCGGCCTCCCCCGACGACGACGAAATGAGCCCGTGGTGA
- a CDS encoding type VII secretion target — translation MSGFGVKTEALNEFAGHLDKLEDALRKSAGMVGSCVADPGIFGIFGGQIYGAGASMHCAKARDHLNKYSENVQEFSDRVREAAKKYDANEQEAEKLITDAGKGIDEVKVK, via the coding sequence GTGAGCGGATTCGGTGTCAAGACGGAAGCCCTGAACGAGTTCGCCGGTCACCTCGACAAGCTCGAAGACGCGCTGCGGAAGAGCGCCGGCATGGTGGGCAGCTGCGTGGCCGACCCCGGCATCTTCGGCATTTTCGGCGGCCAGATCTACGGCGCCGGCGCGAGCATGCACTGCGCGAAGGCGCGGGACCACCTGAACAAGTACTCGGAGAACGTGCAGGAGTTCTCCGACAGGGTGCGTGAGGCCGCGAAGAAGTACGACGCCAACGAGCAGGAGGCGGAGAAGCTGATCACCGACGCCGGCAAGGGTATCGACGAGGTGAAGGTCAAGTGA
- a CDS encoding SDR family NAD(P)-dependent oxidoreductase: MDGTVGRRAVLGGAMAAGVTMLAANTAAAGEDRRRFAGKVVIVTGATSGIGRATAIAFAAAGAKVGFCGRREELGREVEREIRRAGGEAIYLRADVRVPEQVQSFVDAVVRRYGKLDIAFNNAGIHLGKPLHEISLDEWEDVQRTNARGVFLSIKYEVPHLLKAGGGVIVCTASAQADQTRPGHAAYTSSKRAVQGLVRAAALDYGARGIRVFSIDPGTIDTRLVRPPGIPDDLWARFKEAWGPLNVHGLRRMGEAAEIASAVLALASPDFAYLTGTSVLVDGGLNTGRPMVMPPGFTPPA, encoded by the coding sequence GTGGACGGAACAGTGGGCAGGCGCGCCGTGCTCGGGGGCGCGATGGCGGCCGGTGTCACGATGCTGGCGGCGAACACGGCCGCCGCGGGGGAAGACCGGCGGCGGTTCGCGGGCAAGGTCGTGATCGTCACGGGGGCGACGTCGGGGATCGGCCGTGCGACGGCCATCGCCTTCGCCGCGGCCGGTGCGAAGGTCGGTTTCTGTGGCAGGCGGGAAGAGCTCGGGCGTGAGGTCGAGCGGGAGATCCGCCGTGCGGGCGGGGAGGCGATCTATCTCCGGGCGGACGTCCGGGTTCCCGAACAGGTTCAGTCCTTTGTGGACGCCGTCGTCCGGCGGTACGGCAAGCTCGACATCGCGTTCAACAACGCCGGGATCCACCTCGGCAAGCCGCTGCACGAGATCTCCCTCGACGAGTGGGAGGACGTGCAGCGCACCAACGCGCGCGGCGTGTTCCTCTCGATCAAGTACGAGGTGCCGCATCTGCTGAAGGCCGGCGGCGGGGTGATCGTCTGCACCGCGTCGGCGCAGGCCGACCAGACCAGGCCGGGGCACGCCGCCTACACCTCGAGCAAACGCGCCGTGCAAGGCCTGGTGCGCGCGGCCGCGCTGGACTACGGCGCGAGGGGGATCCGGGTGTTCTCGATCGATCCGGGGACGATCGACACCAGGCTGGTGCGCCCGCCGGGTATCCCGGACGACCTGTGGGCGCGGTTCAAGGAGGCTTGGGGGCCGCTGAACGTCCACGGTCTGCGGAGGATGGGGGAAGCCGCGGAGATCGCTTCGGCCGTCCTCGCCCTGGCGTCACCGGATTTCGCCTACCTGACCGGGACTTCCGTTCTCGTCGACGGCGGCCTGAACACCGGGAGGCCGATGGTGATGCCGCCCGGGTTCACCCCGCCCGCCTGA
- a CDS encoding ATP-grasp domain-containing protein — MTVVLLEALTFGLGRLADAAAEAGRKLVLFTGNRDIYRYELGTLGPDRVEVVDIDTADIAACETALRAIPDLAGIINSTDTWALPGAELTARLGLPGPDAAAVRVLRDKGAVRDRLYEHGLTRGRPVPVMVAEELGFPLVVKDSSGTSSRGVWLVRDQAELERARLEAKTTPLKGHLIAEPYFAGPLYSAETVTWQGSTRLLGILSRQLSPEPVRREEAAAFPVAFPAAEYAGLADWIGRVLKAAGHEQGFAHTEFVLAADGPEVVEINIRIGGAMLGEALCRSLGTNVYSAMIAMALGEEPALLTQEVGGGPGIGFVLAYPAAEGVLTGWSGLDRLPGLPGSPEWYPTASPGDEIRHLADQRSCTGIVLAEGPTAELALHRALAAAGGITPEIDS, encoded by the coding sequence GTGACCGTCGTCCTGTTGGAAGCACTCACCTTCGGCCTGGGCAGGCTCGCCGACGCGGCGGCGGAGGCCGGGCGGAAACTGGTGCTGTTCACCGGAAATCGCGACATCTACCGCTACGAACTCGGCACGCTCGGGCCGGACCGGGTCGAGGTCGTCGACATCGACACCGCCGACATCGCGGCCTGTGAGACCGCGTTGCGCGCCATCCCGGACCTCGCCGGGATCATCAACTCGACCGACACGTGGGCACTGCCCGGCGCGGAACTCACCGCCCGGCTCGGCCTGCCCGGCCCGGACGCGGCCGCCGTGCGGGTGCTGCGGGACAAGGGCGCGGTACGCGACCGGTTGTACGAACACGGGCTCACCCGCGGCAGGCCGGTGCCGGTCATGGTCGCCGAAGAGCTCGGGTTTCCCCTGGTGGTCAAGGATTCTTCGGGAACGTCGTCGCGGGGCGTCTGGCTCGTCCGCGATCAGGCCGAACTCGAACGAGCCAGACTGGAGGCGAAGACCACGCCGCTCAAGGGGCATCTGATCGCCGAACCGTATTTCGCGGGCCCGCTCTACAGCGCGGAAACCGTCACCTGGCAAGGAAGTACCCGGCTGCTCGGGATCCTCTCCCGCCAGCTGTCGCCCGAGCCGGTGCGGCGGGAGGAAGCCGCGGCGTTCCCGGTGGCCTTCCCCGCGGCCGAGTACGCGGGCTTGGCGGACTGGATCGGCAGGGTGCTCAAGGCCGCCGGACACGAGCAGGGCTTCGCGCACACCGAATTCGTGCTCGCCGCCGACGGCCCGGAGGTCGTCGAGATCAACATCCGGATCGGCGGAGCGATGCTCGGCGAGGCCCTGTGCCGGTCGCTGGGCACCAACGTCTATTCCGCGATGATCGCCATGGCGCTGGGCGAGGAACCCGCCTTGCTCACCCAGGAAGTCGGTGGGGGACCCGGGATCGGGTTCGTCTTGGCATACCCGGCCGCGGAAGGCGTGCTGACGGGATGGTCGGGGCTCGACAGGCTGCCCGGCCTGCCCGGTTCGCCGGAGTGGTATCCGACGGCGAGCCCCGGCGACGAGATCCGGCACCTCGCGGATCAGCGGTCGTGCACCGGGATCGTCCTCGCCGAAGGGCCGACGGCGGAGCTGGCGTTGCATCGCGCGCTGGCCGCGGCGGGCGGGATCACGCCGGAGATCGATTCTTGA
- a CDS encoding cysteine synthase family protein, giving the protein MTAMSALVHEHVTDAIKTPALIRLEPNIVLIRFETLKVYAALGAVRSLLADGTVRKGQTLIDSSSGIYALALAMACHRYGLRCHIVASTTVDLTMRSQLEILGATVDQMPPSDDLRLDQRRRVARVRELLERHPGMHWMRQYHDPVHYLGYAEVADLVARALPSGPLTVVGSVGTGASTGGIARSLRERDPEVRLTGVQPFGSVTFGSERFTDPDAIIAGIGSAIPFGNVDHELYDRIHWLDFVHAMAATIGLMREHAVFAGLSTGAAYLVAGWEAARNPERTHVVIGADTGHRYTARVFARHREAVDPAGLAPREIASLDELALPWAAMDWSRRRFGIPAQPLYRKERVS; this is encoded by the coding sequence GTGACCGCGATGTCCGCGCTGGTCCACGAACACGTCACCGACGCGATCAAGACGCCCGCGTTGATCCGGCTCGAACCGAACATCGTGCTGATCCGCTTCGAGACCCTGAAGGTCTACGCGGCACTCGGCGCGGTCCGGTCGCTGCTCGCCGACGGCACTGTCCGAAAAGGACAGACGCTGATCGACAGTTCCAGCGGGATCTACGCGCTCGCGCTGGCGATGGCCTGTCATCGTTACGGCCTGCGCTGCCATATCGTCGCGTCCACCACCGTCGACCTCACCATGCGGTCGCAGCTGGAGATCCTGGGGGCGACAGTGGACCAGATGCCGCCATCGGACGACCTCCGCCTCGACCAGCGGCGCCGCGTCGCGCGCGTGCGCGAACTGCTGGAACGGCATCCGGGCATGCACTGGATGCGCCAGTACCACGATCCCGTGCATTACCTGGGCTACGCCGAGGTCGCCGATCTCGTCGCCCGCGCGCTGCCGTCCGGGCCGCTCACCGTCGTCGGCAGTGTGGGCACCGGCGCGTCGACCGGCGGGATCGCGCGCTCGCTGCGCGAACGCGATCCGGAAGTCCGCCTGACCGGCGTCCAGCCGTTCGGCAGTGTCACCTTCGGCAGCGAACGGTTCACCGATCCGGACGCGATCATCGCGGGTATCGGCTCCGCCATCCCGTTCGGCAACGTGGACCACGAACTGTACGACCGGATCCACTGGCTGGACTTCGTGCACGCCATGGCCGCGACCATCGGCCTCATGCGTGAGCACGCCGTGTTCGCCGGGCTTTCCACCGGTGCGGCGTATCTCGTCGCGGGCTGGGAGGCGGCGCGGAATCCGGAGCGGACCCATGTCGTGATCGGCGCGGACACCGGACATCGTTACACCGCAAGGGTTTTCGCCCGGCATCGGGAAGCCGTGGACCCGGCGGGCCTCGCGCCGCGCGAGATCGCTTCACTGGACGAACTCGCCCTGCCGTGGGCGGCGATGGACTGGAGCCGCCGCCGATTCGGGATACCCGCACAGCCGCTGTACCGGAAGGAGCGGGTTTCGTGA